The following nucleotide sequence is from Candidatus Poribacteria bacterium.
TGGAACGTTGACAAGCTTGGCATTCAACCTAAAGGACGCTGGGAGGAAGTTTCAACTCGGTGGATACTTCTCCAGTAAAGCCGCAGATTTATCAACATCAGAAGACTTATCTAAAGGATTAAAGGCAGCTCTAGGCGGTGATGTCTCTTATAAACTCACGACTGGTACCACTTTTATTGGGACGGTAAATCCCGACTTCAGTCACATTGAGTCGGAGGTACAGGGGATCGTTTTATCTGATCTGGAGCAGCGATTAACTGACCGACGCCCCTTCTTTCAAGAAGATGGGCGAATTTTTAGAGCACCGATCGCGCTTTTTTATAGCCGTCGCGTCAGTGAGATGACTTACGGAGCAAAACTCATTGGTAAAACTGGAAGGGCATCCTACGGATTGATGAATGTTAAGGAGAAAACCGATGAGAGTCATAACGTTTTGCTACGCGGACTTTGGGACGCAGGCAACGCCTCCTCGCTTGGGCTCTTTTTTGCCTCGAAAGAGATATCCGGGACGTATAACCGATCCTTTGCCTTTGATGGTTCCATTCGCTTACCAAAAGCACTGAACTTTGTTACATCCTATGCAGGAAATTGGGAACCACATAAGAACAACACACGTGCTTTCATTGCGGAAGTAAAGCGGAAAGGTAATCCGATTCTTAGTCTTGTTTATCGCGACTTCTCGGCAGGATTCAATCCTATCAATGGATACGTTCGACTCACAGACAGCAGGCAACCCGGTTTCTGGGGGGTGTACCGTTGGCCCGTTGAGAGAGGTCTCTTGCGGAGTATCAACTTTGAATCTGTCCAATCCATAACGTGGAACCAAAAGGGCGAAAAAACACGAGGCAATCATTTTCAACTGATCGGTTTTGATTTAGGTGAAAAGATAGAGACGGGGTTTTTCTACAGGAATTGGTCTTACGATATATATTCTAATTGGATTGTTGCAGCACAAGCAACGTATAACCGCCAGAGTCCCGACCGCATTTTTGTCGTATACCAACGTGGTGAGTTTGAAGGTGCCAAAGCAACTTTTGTCACAACTGCGATGAATATTATCCCGTTCCGATTTTTGTCAATAGGTGTTGAAGGTGAAAATCTCTGGCAGACCTTTCCAAATGGACGTAAACACCGTGATTTTTCACTCCGTGCAAGTATGAACCTTGAGATTGGAACCGAAAGGTGGATAACGGCTCGGCTGCGTTCAGCAGGAGACCATAAACCCAATTTCAATGCAGTCTTTAAGTGGACTTTTATTGAAAATCTTGTGTTGTACATTGTTTATGGAGATCAGGATGCCGAGGAGACAATCCATCAATTATTTACAAAAATTGCCTTCAATTGGTAAACCGCTTTTTGAGGCAGTTGTAACCACAGAAGATATTTCCGTCTGCGCCCTCAGAATCGGAATTCGTTACCCCAAAGGGATTAAAAAATGGCACGAGAAACATCAAAAAGCGTTGGGAGCCGATTTTTAAAGGATGTTTTCCGGTATTGGCGGCAAATTGCTAAAACCTTGTTGTGTATGACAACAATGGTTGGTTTTTCTTTGCTAATACCTCTTCTTACCAAATTAGTTATAGATGAAGCGATTCCGCAAGAAAACCAAGAATGGCTCTGGCTCGTCTTCTTTGGGGGTATCGGTGTTATCGGAGTATATATCCTACTTTCCTTAATACGTGATCGATTCTACATTTATACAACAAGACGTATTTTGCTTGATTTTCGGAATCGTTTTTTTCAACATCTCTTATGCCTTCCGATGTCAAGTATAACGAAAAGACAAACAGGTGAGTTTGGCTCAATGGTGATCAACGATGTAGACGCTATTCTCACAAGTGGAACTTATAACGCTTTGCATTTCTTTACAGATTTCCTGTCGGCGGGTGCTATAATTACTATAATGTTTTACTTCAATTGGCGACTGGCACTAATCGCGATGATAGTTGTTCCGCTCAACGGACTGACGTATGTCCTCTTTCGGCAACACCTCCATAAAGCAGCTTTGAAAAGGCAAGAAGCCACGGCATCATCCCTTTCATACGTGCAACAAGTTTTATCGGCCATTCGACTCGTGAAATGCTTTTCGGCTGAGAAACATCATAACCGGTCCTTCTTTGGGGAATCAAAGGACTTATTTTTTGCACAGACGAGGGTCTCGGTTTTGGAATCGGTCGCGGGTAACATCAGCCAGTTCGTGGTTCGACTCCAACCTATCTCAATCTTATGCTTCGGTGGTATGGAGGTTTTGAGAGGACGATTGACTATTGGTGAGTTAGTTGCCTTCTCTGCCTATCTTGAATATCTTTCTGCCCCTATATATCGGTTGCTTCACTTCCATCTTGGGGTTGCAGCGACCAAAGCAGTGCTACAGCGTCTTTTCCAAGTCCTCGATTTAACAGATGAACACAGTGAGGATAAAAATGGAGAAAAGAAAAAACCACAGGGCGTAGAAGGGCACATTCAGTTTCAATCTGTGAGTTTTGCTTATGAAGAAGTTGAGATTCTCAAAAACATTAACTTAGATGTCCCTTCAGGCAGCGTTATTGCCCTAGTCGGGCCCTCAGGTTCTGGCAAAACCACACTTACCAACTTAATTCCTCGCTTATATGAACCTAACGCGGGCCGTCTCCTACTGGATGGACATGATTTGCAGACATTGGAATTGAAATTCCTAAGACAGCAGATTGGCATTGTACCGCAAGAACCGATTTTATTTGATATCAGTATCAAAGATAACATCCGTTATGGGTGCTCCTCAGCAACAGATGAGGATGTCTACGCGGCATCTCGAGCTGCGAATATACATGAATTCATTATGTCTCTGCCAGAAGGTTATCAGACGCATGTTGGTGAACGCGGTTTTAAATTGTCTGGTGGTCAAAAACAGCGGGTCGCTATTGCCATGGCAATTTTGAAAAATCCGAAGATTTTAATCCTAGATGAAGCAACAAGTGCACTTGACTCACAATCCGAGGGCCTTATTCAAGAAGCACTTGAGAACGTCATGCAGCAACGCACAACCTTCGTCATTGCCCATCGTCTCTCAACAATTCGTAATGCAGACCAAATAGTTGTTATGGAGCAAGGGCAGATCATTGAAGTTGGCAGCCATTCCGAGTTGTTAGCATCGGGCAAACTCTACAGTCAATTATATCGTGAACAGTTTAAGTCTTTCCAAGATTTGCCATCACAGTAAATTAGCACAAATTCTGGTAATACTTGATTTCTTCTTTGCTCTTTTGAAATATGTTATTGTCTCATCCAATTGAGACAGGCGAGAAGACTGAGGTCCGATAACCATAATGTAAACATAACCCATATAACGATCGTGTTCAGAGTCTTATTTTAAAAGCATTTTAACACTTTGTTTTTAGTAAAGAGGAACGGAGACGGCATTTTCTTACCCGAATGAATTCGGGATTTCTACGCCAAAAACATTAATGAAAATCATCTGTACCGGCATCAGTTGTTCGGGACGCAAAGAGTTTATGGCAGACTTCGCGACATTCTGTGCACACAAACGATTGAACATCGGTTTCTTCAGTGTCGGTGATTTTATACGTCGAATCGCTGCAGAATCCCAGGTCAATTTTACAGAAAAAGTGCTGGATTCAGATCCAGCGGTTTTATCGTTAGCGCGGCGGACTGCTTTCTATGAAATTGCCCAACTTGCTAAGGATTATCAACATACTGTTGTCGGACTACATGCCTGCTTTCGCTGGCATGGTAGTCTCCTTGAAGGATTCTCTTTTAAAGATATTGAAATTATCCAACCTGACATGCTGATTAATATTGTTGATAATATCGCCGATATATCGGAACGCATGGAAGGGACTCTGCAATGGTCTGGTATGGGAAAAGCAGCACTTAATGTCTGGTTGGATGAGGAGAAATTTCTGACCCGTCAACTGGCACATCTCATAGAAAAGCCATATTACACCGTCGCGAAACAACACGATCTCAAAAATTTCCATGACTTGCTCTTTTCGCCGAAGAAACCGGTATTTTACCTTAGTTATCCGATTACGCTTTTAACAGATACGCCAGAGGAAATTGAGAAAATCCGAGAGATGGCGGAAAAATTGAGTTGTTCGTTTATTGTCTTTGATCCGCTCTCTGTTAAAGATATGGCACTGGTGACAACTGGCGGAGAAGTGGTGGATAGTACCCAGCGTGTGGCAACTGTGGACGCTATGGATAAGGACATAATTGAGCAGATAAAAACATGTGCGATCTTTTGGGATTATCAGTTTATCCACCAGAGCGATTTTATAGTTGTCATCTACCCTACAGACAAGTTGTCTGCTGGTGTGTTGAGTAAAATGAACTATGCTTCCCGCCACAATAAACCGGTGTATGCCCTTTATACTGGAGCCAGAAGTATCTTTTTTGAAAAATTATGTGATCGCATCTTTGACACGTTTGAGGAGTTGGTGGATTTTTTGAATACGACCTATCATACATTAAAAGTTCCGCAGTAAGTAGTTTTGGGATTGGATGATTAGGTAAGACGTTGGTTTTTTCGGAAAATAAGATGTACTTTTGCTACTTTTTTATTGACAGAAATTTGCATTTTTGCTAAATTTCTAATATCGGTTTTGCAGAAAGTCGTCCTGTTTGTAAAGGTTTGCCCTTAGTAGGTGAGAATTTCTTTGAAGCAGACTACTTAACTTGCGCAATATCAATCAGTAAAGGAGCAAAAAAAATGAAAAGAACCTACCTCACGATGTTTATCGCGCTTTTTTCCGTTGTGCTCATTAGCCACGCAGGGGCGCAGCTAATTTTCCATGCTGACTTTGAAGCTGGTTCTTCTGAAGCCGTCCCTGATGCCAGCGTCAACGACCCCGCAAATTGGGTGCCAGAAAACGCTGGTACTGTTTGGGTGGAATCCGGTGAATTCCCCGATGGCGGAAATGCTTTGCATCAGAGTGCTGAAGGCTGCGGTATCTCCGGTGATACGCCGCTCCCCGGTGTTGACGGCTTCTCCGACGGTATCGTCCAAGCCGTTTTTTCATGGCAAGACGATGACGGCGTTGGATTCCAACTGCGTCGCGTTGGCGACGACAGGGGCTATCTCGTTGCATTCGGTTATATCGAAACACCTCAAATTATCATCGGAAGCCTCGCGGATGGGTGCTGTCCGTCTGGGCAATGTCTCGATCAATGCTCATGTGAAAACGGTGGTAATGAACTCGTCGGTGTCGACCACGGTTTTGGCGATGGTCTCACGATGGACAACAGCGTCGCCTATTTTGCGCGCGTTGAAGTCAGCGGAAGCCTCATCCAAGCCTGGTATATGGAACTTGACGATGTACCAAATATCTTCGCAAGTTCCGATGAACTCGGCGATCCGACTGCTGAATACGATGGCGCGGATGATATGGGACCCGGTACTGTCGGCATCTGGCACGAAAGTTGGGGCAACGGAAGAGTCGGTAGCGTCTCTGTTTGGGGACCCGGCGGCATGACAGCGGTCGATCCACATTCCAAACTTTCCACAACGTGGGGCGACGTTAAAAGCAGCTATTAGTCTCCTTCCCTAATATAGACTAATACTATACTCAAGTTGCTGCCTAATCGGTTCTATAGATTTGCGCGCAGCATTTTCAAGGAAAATGTAGTGCTTCATATTCCAGAAGGGTGCTGGGTCTATAAAATAAATGGTAACTTGGGTTAAGGTAAGAATTGAATCTATAGGAACTCCTTTACAGCATACCACATACCTAAAGGAGTTGCCTATAGATTTAGCACGCGAAATATTCAAATGCCTGTACCTGCTTAACTGGCAACTTAGTTATTGGAATTGTGATTGTATCAATTCCCTAAGGGCATTTCTCATATTTGCGCCCGTTTATTTAGACTAATCTGTTCGGAAAAGGTTTATAAATAAACGGCAACACAACCCCTTACAAAAACAAAGGAGATATTTTATGAAAACACGTTTTTTCCTTTTAATCCTCACTTTGAGTCTATTTGTTTCGCTTCACGCTACTGGGCAAGTTGTGTTTTACGCCGATTTTGAGCCGGGTTCTAAGGACGCAATACCTGATGCCGGCGTGAACGACATCAAAAAATATAAAGCCGAGAACGCCGGGACTATCTGGGCTGCGGATGATTTTGAAGGCGGCAAACTCGGCGGAAAAGGATCCATGAAGCAAACCGCTGAGGGATGCGGCATCTCCGGTAATACGCCACTCCCCGGCGTTACTAACTTCACAGACGGTATCGTCCAAATGGTTTTTTCGTTTGGTGATGATGATAGTGTGGGACTTCAATTCCGCCGTAAAGGGGACGATAACGGCTATCTTGCTGTCTTTGGATATAATGAGACATCATCCGTCCTTTTCATGGATCTGGCAGATGGATGCTGTCCGTCTGGACAGTGTCTCGACCAGTGTGGGTGTGAAAACGGCGGCAAGGAATTAGAATCTGTGCCACACGGCTTGGGGGGTGGGCTCGACCAGACCAACGCTGTCCCTTATTTCGGACGCGTCGAGGTCGATGGCAAGAATGTCAAGATATGGTACATGGAACTCGCTGAGGTTGATGATCTTTTCGGGCCCTCCGAAGACCTTGGCGCACCTATCCTTGAATACAAAAGTGCCGACTACACGACTGCTGGCGGCGTCGGTATCTGGCACGAAAGCTGGGGGATGGGTAGAGTTGATAGTGTTCTGGTTACAAATGCCAACGGCTTTGATGTTGATGCCAAAGGTAAACTCACTACCAGTTGGGGTGAGGTTAAATCCTCTTATTAGTCTCTTATAGGGCGAGGTGGATGATTTCAATCAAACCCCTCGTCCTTTTTCTTTTTCTCAACGATTTTTGAGGTCCCTATTTCCTGCTCCCTTTTGTTGATACCTAAGGAGTCCTGCCATGAAAGTCACGAACGTTGAACGTGTGCTTGTAGATGTCCCCTTCACCCCGCGCCAACAACAAATTACCACACAGAGCGTCTCAACCGTTTACAACTGGTCAATCCTTGAGTTGTGCAAGGTTACCACTGACACAGGGCATGTCGGTTGGGGTGAGACCGTCGTTCACTATACCTATTCCCGTGTCAGCGATGCGAGTGTCGAACGCGTGCTTGGACAAAGTCCTGCTGCACTCATGAATGACGATTCACTCGGTGCTGGTTTACAGATAGCACTCTTTGATGTCGTCGGCAAAATCTTGGAGGTGCCGGTCTACCAACTCCTTGGCAACCAATGTCGAGAGGCAGTTCCGATTTCATGGTGGTGTATCGATTCGTCTCCTGAAAACTGGGCAGCCGAAGCCGCCGATGCTGTGAAAAACGGTTATACCAGTTTCAAAAACAAACCCCGTCCGTGGTGGGATATTGTTGCACAGGTAGAAACGGTCGCAGAAGTCGTTCCAGCAGATTTCAAACTCGACCTCGACCCAAATAGTTCGCTGCGTGACGCTGAGACGGCTATTCCGGTCTTGCAAAAACTCGCTGGACATCCAAACGTCGCTATGTTTGAGACACCTATACCTCAGAGCGACGTTGAAGGCAACAAGCAGATTCGCCAAACCGTTGATTGCCAGATTGCGATGCACTTCGGTTCGCCTCCGTATACCACCTGTGTGCGTGAGGATGTATGCAGTGGATTTGTTATTGGTGGTGGCAAGTCTCAGGTAATGCGTGAGGGGCAACTCAGCGCGGCAGCGGATATGCCGTTTTGGCTCCAAATCGTCGGCAATGGTTTGACAACGACCTGGGCAGGGCATCTCGGCAGTGTACTCACACATGCGACATGGCCCGCCATCACCTGTATTAATCTCTATAGCGACCATCTCCTCACGAAACCGATAGAGGTCTCCGAGGGGTGCCACAAGATTCCTGATGCTCCCGGATTGGGTGTTGAAGTTAACGAAGACGCCGTTGGACGCTTCCGCGTGCCTGCTGATGAATTAGATGCTGACGGCTACACAATTCACCCCGTGCCGCGTATCATTAAAACTGCTGTTTATCCCGACGGCAGCTGCATCCATATAGTTGGGGACGGTCTAAGTTATTTCAATGCAGGTAACGGTGAGGCGCAAGTAGAAGGCGCGCGTCTGGAGTTAACCTTTGACGATGATAGTGCTGAGTGGGCAGATCTCTTTGAGAAAGCGCGAGAAACACCTGTGCATGGGCGGTGGTAAAAAAAGAGGCATATTGACTTGAGTTCTCCCCCACAACAGCGTGCCTTAACCTGGCGCGTTATAAGCATTTTTGCCATTACCGCACCCATCAACTGCTATTTCCTCATCCAGATGGAAATAGTGCGTTATACCTTTCCAACATGGGTCGTTCCGTTCTCCAATGTCATCTTCATCCTCACAGCAGTGATGCTGATTAATGGGGTCATCCGTCTCCTTAAAAGTGATTTTGCCCTCGGACAGGGGGAACTCTTACTGATCTATGTGACCCTCAGTTTTGCCACAACACTTGCTGGCTGCGATATTCTACAAGCGATCCTCTCTGTCCTCGGACATAGTTTCTGGTTCGCGACGGAAGAGAACGAGTGGCGTACGCTCTTCTGGCATCACCTCCCACAATGGCTCACCGTTTCAG
It contains:
- a CDS encoding DUF5916 domain-containing protein, translating into MSPVIDGRLNDSCWQQAARVDKFKVAELETTVPDKTEAYLGFDDEALYVGFRCVQEEASIIANQTRRDGSFQYDDHVAVYLDTYRDQLRSYCFAVSPLGTQQDDKQGDLGWDGEWFTAAIIESSVWSIEMKIPFDILDLPRSAKQTWGLNLVRRHQSLERTSIWADTGVNVSDANQFGTLTSLAFNLKDAGRKFQLGGYFSSKAADLSTSEDLSKGLKAALGGDVSYKLTTGTTFIGTVNPDFSHIESEVQGIVLSDLEQRLTDRRPFFQEDGRIFRAPIALFYSRRVSEMTYGAKLIGKTGRASYGLMNVKEKTDESHNVLLRGLWDAGNASSLGLFFASKEISGTYNRSFAFDGSIRLPKALNFVTSYAGNWEPHKNNTRAFIAEVKRKGNPILSLVYRDFSAGFNPINGYVRLTDSRQPGFWGVYRWPVERGLLRSINFESVQSITWNQKGEKTRGNHFQLIGFDLGEKIETGFFYRNWSYDIYSNWIVAAQATYNRQSPDRIFVVYQRGEFEGAKATFVTTAMNIIPFRFLSIGVEGENLWQTFPNGRKHRDFSLRASMNLEIGTERWITARLRSAGDHKPNFNAVFKWTFIENLVLYIVYGDQDAEETIHQLFTKIAFNW
- a CDS encoding ABC transporter ATP-binding protein, which gives rise to MARETSKSVGSRFLKDVFRYWRQIAKTLLCMTTMVGFSLLIPLLTKLVIDEAIPQENQEWLWLVFFGGIGVIGVYILLSLIRDRFYIYTTRRILLDFRNRFFQHLLCLPMSSITKRQTGEFGSMVINDVDAILTSGTYNALHFFTDFLSAGAIITIMFYFNWRLALIAMIVVPLNGLTYVLFRQHLHKAALKRQEATASSLSYVQQVLSAIRLVKCFSAEKHHNRSFFGESKDLFFAQTRVSVLESVAGNISQFVVRLQPISILCFGGMEVLRGRLTIGELVAFSAYLEYLSAPIYRLLHFHLGVAATKAVLQRLFQVLDLTDEHSEDKNGEKKKPQGVEGHIQFQSVSFAYEEVEILKNINLDVPSGSVIALVGPSGSGKTTLTNLIPRLYEPNAGRLLLDGHDLQTLELKFLRQQIGIVPQEPILFDISIKDNIRYGCSSATDEDVYAASRAANIHEFIMSLPEGYQTHVGERGFKLSGGQKQRVAIAMAILKNPKILILDEATSALDSQSEGLIQEALENVMQQRTTFVIAHRLSTIRNADQIVVMEQGQIIEVGSHSELLASGKLYSQLYREQFKSFQDLPSQ
- a CDS encoding AAA family ATPase, encoding MKIICTGISCSGRKEFMADFATFCAHKRLNIGFFSVGDFIRRIAAESQVNFTEKVLDSDPAVLSLARRTAFYEIAQLAKDYQHTVVGLHACFRWHGSLLEGFSFKDIEIIQPDMLINIVDNIADISERMEGTLQWSGMGKAALNVWLDEEKFLTRQLAHLIEKPYYTVAKQHDLKNFHDLLFSPKKPVFYLSYPITLLTDTPEEIEKIREMAEKLSCSFIVFDPLSVKDMALVTTGGEVVDSTQRVATVDAMDKDIIEQIKTCAIFWDYQFIHQSDFIVVIYPTDKLSAGVLSKMNYASRHNKPVYALYTGARSIFFEKLCDRIFDTFEELVDFLNTTYHTLKVPQ
- a CDS encoding mandelate racemase/muconate lactonizing enzyme family protein, which gives rise to MKVTNVERVLVDVPFTPRQQQITTQSVSTVYNWSILELCKVTTDTGHVGWGETVVHYTYSRVSDASVERVLGQSPAALMNDDSLGAGLQIALFDVVGKILEVPVYQLLGNQCREAVPISWWCIDSSPENWAAEAADAVKNGYTSFKNKPRPWWDIVAQVETVAEVVPADFKLDLDPNSSLRDAETAIPVLQKLAGHPNVAMFETPIPQSDVEGNKQIRQTVDCQIAMHFGSPPYTTCVREDVCSGFVIGGGKSQVMREGQLSAAADMPFWLQIVGNGLTTTWAGHLGSVLTHATWPAITCINLYSDHLLTKPIEVSEGCHKIPDAPGLGVEVNEDAVGRFRVPADELDADGYTIHPVPRIIKTAVYPDGSCIHIVGDGLSYFNAGNGEAQVEGARLELTFDDDSAEWADLFEKARETPVHGRW